The window GTGATGCCACTCAAATAGTTCCCCGACGAGTCGCGGGCGACGTACGTCTGGGCGTGGTCGTCGAGTCCTTCCCAGAGGTCACGGACGTACTCCCACGACAGGCCGAGGGTTTCGTTCTGTTCATCGTAGCGTGCGACGGTATCCCTGTACACCTCACGCGCGCCCTCGATTCCCTCGCGTGAAACGGTAACCTCCAGTTCTTCCGCGTCCCGAATCTCCCGTCGAAGGCTCTTGCTGAACGACTTTTTCACCGCATCCGGCGTCGTCGATTCGAGGTTCAAGTGGTATGTGAAGTACGGTTCGACATCGAGATTCCCCCAAACGTACGGTCGCGGGTCCCCGTAGGCAGTGCCACAGAGCATGCGGAACAGGGTCAATCCCGACTCCATCTGTTCGCCCACACGCCGTGCAACCGGAGAATCGAACCCGACCTGAGCGAGCTGCTCGGTGTAGTCGGCTCGGATCCGGTCGAGGACGGTTTCGGTGAACTCCCGGTTTACTTTTTCCTGCTTTCGTCGTTTCGGACTCGTCGGCATCAAAATCGGCCCGAGTCGCGGTATCGCTAACCCCGGTGGTGGCGAGAGCGCTGCCGTCCCGAGCGGTCCGTTTCGGACGACGACCGGAAGCAGGGCGATCGCTTGCTGTCCTTTG of the Haladaptatus caseinilyticus genome contains:
- a CDS encoding GNAT family N-acetyltransferase, with translation MRVERLDLEEWENELPSNGFEVFHLPEALAVIERHTVGELRLYGGFKGQQAIALLPVVVRNGPLGTAALSPPPGLAIPRLGPILMPTSPKRRKQEKVNREFTETVLDRIRADYTEQLAQVGFDSPVARRVGEQMESGLTLFRMLCGTAYGDPRPYVWGNLDVEPYFTYHLNLESTTPDAVKKSFSKSLRREIRDAEELEVTVSREGIEGAREVYRDTVARYDEQNETLGLSWEYVRDLWEGLDDHAQTYVARDSSGNYLSGITALYSNDAAYFWQGGARAVYEGTSVNSLVHWHIIEDIVSGSPVESVTTYDLMGANTERLCRYKAKFGADLVPYYLVESSGRTMDVAKRAYQFVRG